The proteins below come from a single Methanothermobacter sp. genomic window:
- a CDS encoding HAD-IC family P-type ATPase — translation MTLWKRISEMDVAGALDELGTSTGGLQETEAQGRLEIHGPNEIQFRKPHPIFRFLKQFQSLLVYILLTVAVFTAFIGEWIDTAVITGVVVLNSIIGFIQEGKASEAIESLQKFTESYSTVIREGKEMRIPARLLVPGDITVLGVGERVPADIRLIESKNLHVDESALTGESVPVEKDPSPLKGEDILRGEFRNILFSGTLITEGRALGAVISTGRETELGRIAERVKEVDVKTPLLEKIDEFSRTIALAVVSLAVFNFIAAILFGYDAVLSFLASTSLAVAAIPEGLPAVLTVTLALAVRAMAERNAIVRNLPSVETLGSVTVICSDKTGTLTRNEMTVKSIYAGGVNYEVEGVGYSDDGEITLDGSRIKEPPEPLLRILKCGLNCNNASVADERLHGDPTEVALIVAAHKGGVRERAGRVDEVPFDSTRKYMAVLTEDGLIQAKGSPEQIIEMCSHELTEKGLKSIEKDRLMDKIHEMASEGMRVLAFAEKRHSGTGIHDYDLNDMTLLGFQGMIDPPRPEAIEAVGKCKSAGIRIIMITGDHAATAGTVAAELGIETGRVLTGPELSSMGTDEIRKSLEDCNVFARVTPDHKYTLTEILRENGEIVAMTGDGVNDAPALKMADIGVAMGSGTEVARESADMVLADDNFATIVAAVSEGRNVYERIRRIIYYVLPTSGGQALIILLSFLLAPVSPTFSASLPLLPLQILWINMFDGVFLALPLVAEASDESVLEKPPRDPGTGIVDYTFIRKVGLVSAAMAISGLAVFYIGVSRGLDVTVARTVTFTTVILVHVFYLLTARSLDKSVIRIPLTNRWVATGIIITVTVTLFIVYVPGLEVIFRTSPFPSEWWGIIIPFSLTGLISIEAEKYIMGRLKDE, via the coding sequence ATGACTCTCTGGAAAAGAATATCTGAAATGGATGTGGCCGGGGCACTCGATGAACTTGGAACATCAACCGGAGGCCTCCAAGAGACGGAGGCCCAGGGTAGACTTGAGATCCACGGCCCCAATGAGATCCAGTTCAGAAAACCCCACCCAATCTTCCGTTTTCTGAAGCAGTTTCAGAGCCTCCTGGTATATATACTTCTCACCGTTGCAGTATTCACGGCATTCATAGGAGAATGGATTGACACCGCTGTAATCACAGGAGTTGTGGTTCTGAACTCCATCATCGGCTTCATACAGGAGGGGAAGGCCTCTGAGGCCATCGAGTCACTTCAGAAGTTCACGGAATCATACTCCACCGTAATCAGGGAAGGAAAAGAAATGAGAATTCCCGCAAGACTCCTCGTTCCAGGTGACATAACCGTGCTGGGAGTCGGTGAAAGGGTGCCTGCAGATATAAGGCTAATCGAATCAAAGAACCTGCATGTGGATGAATCGGCCCTCACAGGGGAGTCAGTCCCTGTTGAAAAGGACCCCTCCCCCCTCAAAGGGGAGGATATCCTCAGGGGTGAATTCAGGAACATCCTCTTCAGCGGGACGCTGATAACAGAGGGTAGGGCGCTGGGTGCCGTGATTTCAACTGGGAGGGAAACAGAGCTTGGCAGGATAGCAGAGAGGGTGAAGGAGGTTGATGTTAAAACACCGCTCCTTGAGAAGATCGATGAATTCTCAAGGACGATAGCACTGGCTGTTGTGTCCCTTGCAGTTTTCAATTTCATAGCCGCAATCCTGTTTGGATACGATGCGGTACTATCCTTCCTTGCATCAACATCTCTGGCTGTGGCTGCAATCCCCGAGGGTCTTCCGGCGGTCCTCACCGTGACCCTTGCCCTTGCAGTTAGGGCCATGGCGGAGAGGAATGCCATAGTAAGGAACCTCCCTTCGGTGGAGACACTTGGAAGTGTCACCGTGATATGTTCCGATAAGACAGGGACACTCACAAGGAACGAGATGACAGTGAAATCCATATACGCGGGAGGGGTCAACTATGAGGTGGAGGGGGTGGGCTACAGTGATGATGGTGAAATAACACTCGATGGTTCCAGAATCAAAGAGCCCCCCGAGCCACTCCTCAGGATACTTAAATGCGGCCTCAACTGCAACAACGCATCAGTTGCTGATGAAAGGCTCCATGGTGACCCCACAGAGGTGGCACTCATCGTGGCGGCCCACAAGGGAGGTGTAAGGGAGAGAGCTGGAAGGGTCGATGAGGTGCCCTTTGACTCCACAAGGAAGTACATGGCGGTCCTCACAGAGGACGGCTTAATACAGGCAAAAGGGTCCCCCGAGCAGATAATTGAGATGTGCAGCCATGAACTAACGGAGAAAGGATTGAAATCCATTGAAAAAGATAGACTGATGGATAAGATACATGAAATGGCATCAGAGGGTATGAGGGTTCTTGCATTTGCAGAGAAAAGGCATTCAGGTACCGGGATCCATGACTACGACCTCAACGACATGACCCTTCTGGGATTCCAGGGCATGATTGACCCCCCAAGACCCGAGGCCATTGAGGCCGTTGGAAAATGCAAATCCGCAGGTATAAGGATCATCATGATAACAGGGGACCATGCTGCCACCGCAGGGACCGTTGCAGCTGAACTTGGAATAGAAACAGGCAGGGTACTCACTGGCCCCGAATTATCATCAATGGGCACTGATGAGATCAGAAAATCCCTGGAGGACTGCAACGTTTTTGCAAGGGTAACCCCTGATCACAAGTACACCCTGACAGAGATTCTGAGGGAGAACGGTGAGATCGTGGCAATGACAGGTGATGGGGTGAATGATGCCCCTGCACTTAAAATGGCGGATATTGGCGTTGCAATGGGTAGCGGAACAGAGGTTGCAAGGGAATCAGCTGATATGGTCCTTGCAGATGATAACTTCGCCACCATCGTTGCGGCTGTAAGTGAGGGGAGGAACGTCTATGAGAGGATAAGGAGGATAATATACTATGTCCTCCCAACAAGCGGGGGCCAGGCCCTCATAATACTCCTCTCATTCCTCCTCGCACCTGTAAGCCCCACCTTCAGCGCCAGCCTGCCGCTTCTCCCCCTCCAGATACTGTGGATAAACATGTTTGATGGTGTCTTCCTCGCCCTCCCCCTGGTTGCAGAGGCCTCAGACGAATCTGTCCTTGAAAAACCACCAAGGGACCCCGGGACTGGAATAGTGGACTACACCTTCATAAGGAAGGTTGGCCTGGTATCCGCTGCAATGGCCATCTCAGGACTCGCTGTGTTCTATATAGGGGTCTCAAGGGGACTTGATGTTACCGTGGCAAGGACTGTGACCTTCACCACGGTGATTCTTGTACATGTCTTCTATCTCCTCACAGCAAGGTCACTGGATAAATCCGTCATCAGGATTCCCCTGACCAACAGGTGGGTGGCGACCGGTATAATCATAACCGTGACAGTTACCCTTTTCATAGTGTACGTCCCGGGCCTTGAGGTCATATTCAGGACGTCTCCATTTCCATCTGAGTGGTGGGGGATAATAATACCATTCTCACTCACAGGTCTCATCTCAATAGAGGCCGAGAAGTACATAATGGGGAGGTTGAAGGATGAATGA
- a CDS encoding ATP cone domain-containing protein produces the protein MNVIKRRGSREAYDPSKIRASLEKAAIDAGYSPEEKREIIEKVYQTVTEKIKGEEEIKTDTIRMCLLTELDKCEPYIARSWRRFEKKYKG, from the coding sequence ATGAATGTGATAAAGAGAAGGGGTTCAAGGGAAGCCTATGACCCATCAAAGATACGGGCCTCACTTGAGAAGGCTGCCATTGATGCAGGTTACAGTCCCGAGGAGAAGAGGGAGATCATTGAGAAGGTCTACCAGACCGTTACTGAGAAGATAAAGGGCGAGGAGGAGATCAAAACTGATACCATAAGGATGTGCCTTTTAACCGAGCTTGATAAGTGCGAACCCTACATTGCAAGGTCATGGAGAAGATTTGAGAAGAAGTATAAGGGTTAG
- a CDS encoding substrate-binding domain-containing protein yields the protein MEKKYVAMVALIAVIIGAAIYGISDNGKRQVLRISTTTSLEDTGLLESVEAAFEKRYPTIDVQIVSGGTGIALERGKRGDADLVIVHDKTREKEFIKEGYGTGRYPFAYNYFYIVGPKSDPANISEAKSAEDAFRRILEAAASNPSVKFVSRGDNSGTNSREIKIWKNVTDYNATVNGSAWYIETGSGMGDTLRVADQKGAYTLTDSGTYLALRDGINLVTYLTEDSSLLNVYAAIPVNPQKVRGVNSAAAEKFVDFLLSDECQRLISEYGKDKYGQSLFRALNGGKEPEN from the coding sequence ATGGAGAAAAAATACGTTGCCATGGTAGCTCTTATTGCAGTGATCATAGGGGCAGCCATTTATGGGATATCAGACAATGGAAAGAGGCAGGTACTCAGAATATCCACAACAACAAGCCTTGAGGATACAGGGCTCCTTGAGAGTGTGGAGGCAGCATTCGAGAAGAGGTACCCCACTATCGATGTGCAGATAGTTTCAGGCGGTACGGGCATAGCCCTTGAGCGGGGAAAAAGGGGTGACGCCGACCTCGTCATAGTGCACGACAAAACCAGAGAGAAGGAGTTCATAAAGGAGGGTTATGGCACAGGAAGATACCCCTTCGCCTACAACTACTTCTACATCGTGGGACCAAAGAGTGACCCCGCGAATATCAGTGAAGCCAAATCTGCAGAGGACGCATTCAGGAGGATCCTTGAGGCAGCAGCCAGCAACCCCTCTGTGAAATTCGTATCAAGGGGGGACAACTCCGGCACCAATTCAAGGGAAATAAAGATCTGGAAAAACGTAACAGACTACAACGCCACAGTCAATGGCTCAGCATGGTACATTGAAACCGGGAGCGGGATGGGCGACACACTCAGGGTTGCAGACCAGAAGGGCGCCTACACACTCACAGATTCAGGCACATATCTTGCCCTCAGGGATGGGATAAACCTCGTCACGTACCTCACAGAGGACAGTTCACTCCTCAACGTCTACGCAGCAATACCCGTGAACCCACAGAAGGTGAGGGGCGTGAACAGCGCGGCTGCAGAGAAATTCGTTGACTTCCTCCTGAGTGATGAGTGCCAGAGGCTCATATCAGAGTACGGAAAGGATAAATATGGCCAGTCCCTCTTCAGGGCCCTCAATGGAGGAAAAGAACCGGAAAACTGA
- a CDS encoding ABC transporter permease: protein MNEIITGFIRAIELMASLDPELIDITARTLMVSVSSTVLASIIAVPAAAMIDLREFKGKRVLLNVIQTLYSIPTVLVGLFVFLLISRSGPLGPLNLLFTPAGMILGQTILILPLVTGFSITALRSVKPELRDLARSLGATEFQVMVRVLEEARYAVMAAVILGFGRAISEVGAAIMLGGNIRGFTRVITTAISLETSRGNLELSIALGIILLIISLAVNTVLNHFQEK, encoded by the coding sequence ATGAACGAAATAATCACAGGATTCATAAGGGCCATTGAACTCATGGCATCACTTGACCCTGAACTCATTGACATAACAGCAAGGACACTCATGGTTTCAGTCTCATCCACGGTCCTGGCATCTATAATTGCGGTGCCGGCAGCGGCGATGATTGACCTGCGGGAGTTCAAGGGAAAGAGGGTTCTCCTGAATGTGATACAGACCCTCTACAGCATCCCCACTGTACTTGTGGGCCTCTTTGTATTCCTGCTCATCTCACGCTCAGGGCCACTGGGTCCGCTCAACCTCCTCTTCACACCTGCCGGTATGATACTCGGCCAGACCATACTCATCCTCCCGCTGGTCACAGGCTTCAGCATCACAGCCCTCAGAAGTGTTAAACCGGAGCTCAGGGACCTTGCAAGATCCCTGGGCGCCACCGAGTTCCAGGTTATGGTGAGGGTTCTGGAGGAGGCAAGGTACGCTGTCATGGCCGCAGTCATCCTGGGATTCGGGAGGGCAATCTCAGAGGTCGGGGCCGCCATAATGCTCGGTGGAAACATACGGGGCTTCACAAGGGTCATAACAACCGCCATATCACTGGAAACCTCAAGGGGGAACCTTGAACTATCAATAGCCCTGGGGATAATACTCCTCATCATATCACTGGCCGTTAACACAGTACTCAACCACTTCCAGGAGAAATAA
- a CDS encoding ABC transporter ATP-binding protein, whose amino-acid sequence MNVLELHGIEKTYGDVRVLDDVNLKVREGETLGIIGPTGAGKSTLLRIINLLEKPDSGEIIFQGENVAEKREVDVRRRMGMVFQNTPVFRGTIRESVLYGPHVRGMKPEAREVREVLELVGLEDASRKTTELSGGERQRLALAQVLINRPELVLLDEATSSLDPVSTRRMEEVIAELDVTVILTTHDLIQGQKLSDRIAILNRRILQVGEPMEVFRRPASRFVAEFVGAENILRGRARVTPDGVTIIECDGVSIYSSEEAEGMVSATVRPEDITISWGRVNSSALNQLRGTVKAIRDSGSLQELEVRCGGETLTVHLTARSLHEMGITTGSEVWLEFKASAVHVIR is encoded by the coding sequence ATGAACGTGCTTGAACTCCACGGGATAGAAAAGACCTACGGGGACGTAAGGGTCCTGGATGATGTGAACCTTAAGGTCAGGGAGGGTGAGACCCTCGGGATCATAGGGCCCACAGGGGCGGGGAAATCCACACTCCTACGTATAATAAACCTCCTGGAAAAGCCTGACAGTGGCGAGATAATCTTCCAGGGCGAGAACGTGGCTGAGAAGAGGGAGGTGGATGTCAGGAGGAGGATGGGCATGGTATTCCAGAACACCCCGGTATTTCGTGGTACCATAAGGGAGAGTGTCCTCTACGGTCCCCATGTGAGGGGGATGAAACCGGAGGCCCGGGAGGTCCGGGAGGTCCTTGAACTGGTGGGCCTTGAGGACGCCTCAAGGAAGACCACTGAACTATCGGGTGGTGAGAGGCAGCGCCTGGCACTTGCCCAGGTACTCATAAACCGGCCTGAACTTGTGCTCCTGGATGAGGCAACATCCAGCCTTGACCCTGTATCCACCAGGAGGATGGAGGAGGTCATAGCTGAACTTGACGTTACGGTGATACTCACAACCCATGACCTCATCCAGGGCCAGAAGCTCTCTGACAGGATCGCCATACTCAACAGGAGGATTCTCCAGGTGGGTGAACCCATGGAGGTCTTCAGGAGGCCGGCGAGCAGGTTCGTTGCAGAGTTCGTGGGTGCAGAGAACATACTCAGGGGGAGGGCCAGGGTCACCCCCGACGGTGTGACCATCATAGAATGTGACGGTGTGAGTATCTACTCGTCAGAGGAGGCCGAGGGCATGGTTTCAGCCACCGTGAGGCCCGAGGATATAACCATATCATGGGGGAGGGTGAATTCAAGTGCACTGAACCAGCTCCGCGGCACAGTTAAAGCGATACGTGATTCAGGCTCCCTCCAGGAACTGGAGGTCAGGTGTGGCGGTGAGACACTCACTGTACACCTGACAGCGAGGTCACTCCATGAGATGGGGATCACCACAGGCTCAGAGGTCTGGCTTGAATTCAAGGCATCTGCGGTCCATGTAATCAGATGA